The sequence GTTTAAATCCAGCTTAGAACTGCGAATGCAAATATCCGAATTGATAAACATATAATTGAGATTCTTGTTAATCGTTATTATTGTTCCGGAATTCGTTTAGACAGTGCAACTTGTGTCGAGATGAGTGTGGAGGCGTACGGGCCGAGCTCTCAAACCCTCACCTTCCTGGACACCGAGGAAGCGGAGCTGCTTGGAGCAGATACCCAGGGCTCGGAATACGAATTTACTGATTTCACCCTACCCAGTCAGACGCAAACTCAAGGACAAACCCAAAGCCAGTTGGACAATCAGGTAATAATAATGTTGCTGGCTAGCTTGCCTGCCACTGGGAAACGGGTATGGAGgccagctaacgttagctacacGTTAGCTAGCCATGCTAGTAGTAGCTTGCTTGCCACCCGCCTTAAGATAATCAACACGTAGCGATAAGCTAGTATGCTAAGTGCTAGCGTAAGtatgctaacgttagctagagctagctgtaCCGCGGTCAATGTTGCTAACAACAGAGATGGCTAACTTTAATTATCAAGTTGGGTAATTTTAAGGTTGACTTAATTTAAATGTTGAGCTATCAATTTAAACCAacattggctagctagctacgatCCATTGCAAAGTgttcatttatttttaaagaaaTGTAATCCGAGTTAGAGTTAAGAAATTCTGTAGTGTTGTTTCCACCCTGTGTTTGATGTCTTGACAGTGCATTCATGGTTTATCTTTGTTGCTGTGCCTAAAACAATTTCCCTGTAATTATATCGACACAGGTGAACGGTCCTGATGATGGTCTTCACAATGGAGGTGTGGATGACTCTGTTGCTAAGGCAAGCCAACTTCTTGCTGAGCTGAACTTTGAAGAGGACGAAGAAGATACCTACTACACCAAAGACCTCCCACTGCATGCTTGCAGGTAAGGCAAAACCATTAATCACTTGGCTAGGCCAAGTATTATTATGGGCATATGTTTTCCAGCTGAGGTGCTTGACAAACTGGCATAGTTACATGGATGTTACATAGGTTTTTACAATAAATTTAAACGTAAAGTATGTATGTATTGTGCTCTGCTTTGATAAATGTGGAATATGTTAAAGGTTGTCATGGTTGTTTTTATCGCTGATCATAAAATGAAACTAATGTAAATATTTTGTATTGTATTATAGTTACTGTGGTATTCATGATCCTGCATGTGTGGTGTACTGCAACACGAGCAAGAAATGGTTCTGCAATGGACGCGGAAATACATCCGGCAGGTACCGTACCCAAATCCACTTGTGATCATGCGTCTGTGCGTTCACCCTGTCACGCGCGAAAGGTGGTTTGATTGGTCGTGCTCTTGATTCAGCCACATCGTGAACCACCTGGTGAGGGCGAAGTGCAAAGAGGTGACGCTGCACAAAGACGGGCCGCTGGGCGAGACGGTGCTGGAGTGCTACAACTGCGGCTGTCGCAACGTCTTCCTCCTGGGCTTCATCCCAGCCAAGGCGGACTCTGTGGTCGTGCTGCTGTGCAGGTACGTGTGGGCTGTGACacaattattaataataatcagggtttcccgccgaaaatgtgttagttaagttggggggagggggggggtagtttgtgcgatagactaatgcgggggggggggctagtttgtgcgatagacagagaagggagtctggcgttggtcacggtttggaatgaaagggagaaaacaggacagagtaacacggcggatatcgctattAAAAAAAATTACGCCGTAGTtcaggcggcaggcgtgtgttgcttaggcggccgccttaactgaaaagtgctgcgggaaaccctgataataataataatgcataTGTGGGTAGATGAAGGGAAGAATGgcctctgtttttgtttttttgtgtttaggTACATAATGAAATAGTCCTATCAAGTTGTTATCTCCCATGGGACACCCCTCCTACTAATTCCCTTTTTTCTCTGATCATCCTTGTCCCCCACAACAGGCAGCCATGTGCCAGCCAGAGCAGTCTGAAGGACATCAACTGGGACAGCTCTCAGTGGCAGCCACTCATCCAGGACCGCTGCTTCCTGTCCTGGCTGGTAAAGATCCCCTCTGAGCAGGAGCAGCTGAGGGCTCGCCAGATCACCGCCCAGCAGATCAACAAGCTGGAAGAGCTCTGGAAGGTAGGCTTCAGAACCCCAAAATAGATGAGGCACGCTGTGTGATTTTAAAGGTCAGCGGTAGAGCATTTGTGTTCAGGTcgagaggtcacaggttcgaaTCCCCACACTTtacatcgctttggatgaaagcgtcttcAAAATATATAGATCATATGAACACACCATACTCATGATAAATACATCTCTGGAAGACTAATGTATGAATTAATTAACAGTTAAGGAGTAAGATTAATTGCAGTTTTTAAGTGGTGGGCAGCACTCCCATTGGTCCAAAGGCAAAACATCAAATGTAGAACACTAGTGATTTAAAAGGATCCAACTAAACCCTGCGTCTCCCTCAGGACAACCCCACAGCCaccctggaggacctggagaaGCCCGGGGTGGACGAGGAGCCCCAGCACGTGTTGCTGCGCTACGAGGACGCCTACCAGTACCAGAACATCTTCGGGCCCCTCGTCAAGCTGGAGGCTGACTACGACAAAAAGCTTAAAGAGTCCCAGGTACGTCGCCTTCCGATGCACTCTTTTCTGTTTGGAAGTTGTGTACTTTTGAGCCTGTTTCAGTTTGTTGGAGGATCTTGGAGTTCATGTGGGCCTTTTGTTGGCTTTTTTTAAAATAGCAAGCagattttattttaaaaagtgGAATACTAGGCAATTTATCCAAATTTATCACATCGTTCAAGGGACAGTGCATGTTCAAGGAAATGGAATACTGTTTGAACACAGCAGGGGTTGTTTTGCCTTGTGTTATTagctttctgcagtctgactaatGCGTCCTATTTTCTTTCCCTTTGTTCTTCTCCACAGACCCAAGACAATATAACAGTCAGGTGGGACCTGGGACTGAATAAAAAGCGGATTGCTTATTTCACACTGCCCAAGACGGACTCAGGTGGTAATTCTTTCAACTTACTACTATCTGTGTACCAGTGGTTCTGATTTGCATAGAACCCCAACATCGCACGCATCCCATACCTGCATCCCCTggtggtgtgttggtgtttgtttgtggtggTGTTGTCACATACCGGTATTGTATATTGTCGCCTCATTCCAACCCTTATTTCATTTTCTGTTTTCACTTTCTATAATTTGGCATTGGAGCGGAGGGTTTCCTAACTTGTCTCTGCTCGCGGTGGGTTTGTCCTCCAGATATGCGCCTGATGCAGGGAGATGAGATTTGTCTGCGCTACAAAGGAGACCTGGCCCCTCTGTGGAAAGGCATCGGCCACGTGATCAAAGTCCCTGACAGTATCCTTTTACTTTCTGCAAGAACTCATAGTGAAGAGCTTGGCTCTTCACTATGATTTGTGCTTGCATGTTTCCACTTCTCTtttacatttccatttagtcatttagcagacgctcttatccagagcgacttacagtaagtacagggacattccccccgaggcaagtagggttaagtgccttgcccaaggacacaacgtcatctggctcggccgggaattgaactggcaaccttctgattacaagcccgcttcccgaaccgctcagccacctgactccctcttttccttttcTTGTGCCACCCTCTCAGCGTGGGCACGGTTTAGGGAGAAGGGACCATATCGCCACACACCCGGTGCCAAGTCAGGGTTGTAGTTTATAACACTGTTTAAGAATAGCCTCAGGGGGTCCTTTATGTTGTCAAGTTGAGATACACgccacagaaacatgcacaTTTTGATGGTGACGAACATTGCAAGGTGGGGATGAAGGCCACCTCTTAAATCTTAAAGTGAGAAATTGCTATTTAAAATGGCCAGAATTCCATATTTAACTAGGAAGATGAGAAGGTTCTAGGCCCCTTAACTTGGACGTGGCCAAAACGTTCATTCCACCAGTTTTCATTACAGGTTATAACACACTGATAAAGGGACACCTTCCAGATACTCTGCTCCTTTTTCTGCCTTCACTACTATTAGCCACACTGTGCTGTTTCTACTCTAATTCCACAAAGAGGAAAGGCTATTTTGCTGTACTGATTTCCTTAGCACCCTTTGTGAAAGACTATGGAGATGAGATTGCTATTGAGTTGCGCAGCAGCGTCGGAGCCCCGGTGGAGATACCCCATAATTTCCAGGTGGATTTCGTCTGGAAGTCCACTTCCTTTGACAGGTATGCAAATGCACTCTGAACTCAATCCCCTGAGAAAACATAACGAGAAAGATATTGGCTTAAATCGATCGTTTGCTTTTGAAAGAGTCTCCCGAACGGTGGAATTGTCTTCTGCGTTCTTCCAGGATGCAGAGCGCCCTGAAGACGTTCGCCGTGGACGAGACGTCCGTCTCGGGCTACATCTATCACAAGCTGCTGGGCCACGAGGTGGAGGACGTCATCATCAAGTGTCAGCTGCCCAAGCGCTTCACTGCCCAGGGTCTCCCTGACCTCAACCACTCCCAGGTCAGTCCCACTGAACACTACGTTGGCGCTCAACACCTCCATTTTGAATACAAGACGAAGGTGACACATCACAAAAAATAGCAAGAAATGTCTTCTTTTAGTGGCTAAAGATAGGCTTGGTGTGAGGTTTGACTGCTATCTGGTTGTTTTCCTACGTGCCGTGGCTCGAGCTAAGGTTGACGTGTGTTTTGTTACAGGTGTATGCAGTGAAAACTGTGCTGCAGAGGCCCCTGAGCCTCATCCAGGGGCCCCCGGGCACAGGGAAGACTGTCACCTCTGCCACCATAGTGTACCACCTTGCCAGGCAGGGCAATGGGTAAGACCTAAGACCAGTAGTCCAGTAGGCACCTTCTTGACAGGATATCATGATTTATTGGTTTGTTGTTCTTCTCATAATGTATGCCTGCCTCATTAATTTTTTATAGCCAAGGATGCCGCCGTTAAATATACTTTTCTTAATAAAGAAGTTGGGGGGACAGATTTGTTGTTTTCAACACCATGTATAATGAGTTCATAACCCTCTgaatggtttgtttgttttctttcattttaaTGGTTTTTCCTGGGAGTTTGTCCGTGTCTTCCTTGAGTGTTTAGATCGGTTTAGCCCTCTGcggcattgcttgtaaaaaaacaaaaacaaaaaagtgcCGTACAAATGAATGACATTTACATGCATTATGACATGcatcagacgcttttatccaaagcgactttcaAGAGAGAGCTATACAAAAGCGCATacgtcactgatcataacaacaagatagcaccaaaacattgcgagcagccaaaacatgaagcatacattgtggaaaaccgaataagtgccaaagggaagaaccataagagcaagcagttaaacaagttacaacatgaaactccccgcaagagtgtacctgtagaaagaaATGTGATTGGGATGGTGTGCTGTGGTGCAGGCCGGTGCTGGTGTGTGCTCCCAGCAACATCGCCGTGGACCAGCTGACTGAGAAGATCCACCAGACGGGCCTGAAGGTGGTGCGGCTCTGCGCCAAGAGCAGGGAGGCCATCGACTCGCCCGTCTCTTTCCTGGCCCTCCACAACCAGATCAGCAACATGGACAGGTGCGAAACGCAGGCCTTATCACGTCTGTTAATTGTCTTTGTCTTCCAATTTGAGCCTTAATCAGGAAGCTTTTATTGAGGTAATTGAGTCAAGTGTCTTGACTCACTCACATTTCCATATCTCTGTCTCAGCATGTTAACCGTAGActagggaagaaaaaaaagagggtaCAATTGTCACAACATTTATCCCATTTTACCATCGTCATTTGCACAACCTAATTGaaccttaatttttttttgatTGTGTACTAAACCCACTGTGCTTTGTGCCTGCTGCCCGCTGCAGTATGCCAGAGCTGCAGAAGCTCCAGCAGCTGAAGGATGAGACCGGAGAGCTGTCGTCCGCAGACGAGAAGCGCTACCGGGCCCTGAAGCGCACTGCGGAGCGGGAGCTGCTCATGGTGAGGACGGATTAGTCATTGTTTCTTCCCCCGCCAACGTGCCAGTTGGCAGCGATCTTTGTAACCATCTGTGTAGTCCTGTGTGGCtttggttgtttgttttttatttagaAAAGGTTATAAGTAGTTTAAAAGATTGGAAGTTGGGGGACAGTGTAGGCTGAGGCCTAACCGTAGGGGGCCGGGTTTGAATCCGGCcttggccctttgctgcatgtcttcccctctctctcacaatccctgcctttcctgtcacatttCACTTACAAATTGTCCAATAAAGAATGAAAAATGCTAAATAATTACATcttaaaagaagaagaaaaaatctgTGAAGATGCACCTGTCCAAGCTGCTGTACACATGGGTGGATAGGAAATACGAAACGTTTTCACTGGAGGCGTGCTGTGtccaatgtttgttttgtttttttactcacCACACGGTTCTCACACCCCCTCACTCCACCATCTTTCCTGTCTCCCTAGAATGCTGACGTGATCTGCTGCACTTGTGTGGGCGCCGGGGACCCCCGTCTGGCCAAGATGCAGTTCCGCTCCATCCTGATCGACGAGAGCACACAGGCCACGGAGCCTGAGTGCATGGTCCCCGTGGTGCTGGGGGCCAAACAGGTACACAGACTGATGCGTGCCTGCTCTGGACACACACGTCACAAACCATTTCCTCTGTGTCAGAAAGTCACAGACAGTCTGTGATGGACGCCAGCGTACTACAGAGAACCTTCTCCGCGTAGTTTAAGTCGTTTTCCCACAGTTGAATTAAATATCATCCCCTCCCGTCCTTAGCTCATCCTTGTGGGAGACCACTGCCAGCTGGGCCCGGTGGTCATGTGTAAGAAGGCGGCCAAAGCGGGCCTGTCCCAGTCCCTGTTTGAGCGTCTGGTGGTTTTGGGCATCAGGCCCATCCGTCTGCAGGTGCAGTACCGCATGCACCCGGCGCTCAGCGCCTTCCCCTCCAACATCTTCTACGAGGGCTCCCTGCAGAACGGAGTCACTGCTGGTGAGCAATGGGGAAGGTCCCACTCCTTTTAGAAAATCAATTTAGCTGAGGCTATGATGAAGTTGAATCTGCGTTCAGGGACTATGCTTTGAAATGTTGAGCATAGCTTCTATTAAATGTCTAGGTCCTCTACAAAAGTATTATAAATTATAATGTAAAGGATGTTCAGCAAAAccaacaaacttgtttcaacTAAAATTGATATGTGTAGTTTAAAAGGCATTTCATTTGTCACCCAAGTCAATACCTAAACTTCCACTGTTTCTCCTCTGCAGCGGACCGTATCAAGAAAGGTTTTGACTTCCAGTGGCCGCAGCCAGACAAGCCCATGTACTTCTATGTGACCCAAGGCCAGGAGGAAATTGCTAGCTCTGGAACTTCCTACCTGAACAGGCACGTCGATCGTTCAGTTGTTTTTTTGGTACAAAACACAACATTGAATTATTACGGTATTGATTTAACTCGTGGGGAATTTTGCCCTTACCGTGCAGGACTGAGGCAGCCAATGTGGAGAAGATCACCACCAGGCTACTGAAGGCGGGAGCCAAGCCTGACCAGATAGGCATCATCACCCCGTACGAGGGGCAGCGGTCCTACCTGGTCCAGTACATGCAGTTCAGCGGCTCTCTCCACACCAAACTCTACCAGGTACAGCtttaactgtgtgtttgtgtgttgtgaacATTTTCAAGATGCTTTTTAATCAGAAGTCAATGTTGATATAATAAACAGTATCGATGTGTCAACCACCTATTTAAATGACCTTTTATTCATTCAGGGGAAGCTTTTTTCGAAATCGACATGTGGAGTAGAAAATTAAGGGTTAAAAGTGCATAGAACTAAgagtattttggtggtcagaggAAGAGTTGTTTATTTAGCCGGCATAATGCAAAGTAATCTCAGCAACCAGGCACGGTGCAACAATCATAATATCTGTGTTGTGTTCTCTATCACAGGAGGTTGAGATTGCCAGCGTTGATGCCTTccaaggcagagagaaagatttCATCATCCTGTCTTGCGTCCGAGCCAACGAACACCAGGGAATCGGCTTCCTCAACGATCCGCGTCGACTGAACGTGGCTCTCACTCGAGCAAGGTAGCCACATGGAACTGGTCCTGGTTCACAATCTGTATGCGCACTAGGAGTTCTGTCATTAATGACTTGTGACTGTAGTGAATAAACCATGAGAAGAAAGTACTTTCATGCAGAAAAACGAGAGGATTTGCTAGACCTTGTAGTGAGTTTCCATTTAAAAAATCTaatgtatttgtatatccctttttacaagcaatgacaCAGAGGGTTTCACATACgcacatagaactgcccctcagcaaacctaaaccctcaaggaagacaaggaaaaactcccagaaaaacgaATTTGAGAAAAAACACCATCCCTATCCTAGGTTGTCTCATCGACTGGTTTGTTgactgacactgtgtgtgtgttgtgtccagGTATGGTGTGATCATCGTGGGGAACCCCAAGGCCCTGTCCAAGCAGCCCCTGTGGAACCACCTGCTGAACTACTACAAGGAGCAGAAGGTGCTGGTGGAAGGACCCCTCAACAACCTGAGGGAGAGCCTCATGCAGTTCAGCAAGCCCCGCAAGCTGGTCAACACCATCAACCCTGTACGTataacccccctcacccccttgaTATATTCCTCCCTCCAACCAGCAATGTAATAATGACGAGTGTGACATATGTGTGGCTAGCAGATATGTGTTGCTCCCCAGGGAGGCCGTTTCATGAGCACTGCCATGTACGACGCCCGCGAGGCCCTCATCCCAGGGTCGGCCTACGACCGCAGCAGCGCAGGTCAGCCCAGTCGCCTCTCTGTTCAGTCTTTCGCTTTCAGATTTTGGAACGttttccccctttctttctgtcaAGTATTTTTGGACAAATGTTCCAAACGTGCTAACGAAAGTCAATCTTCACTCTTAGGTGATTTAACTTACCAACTGAGACGTcagttgtcgtgtgtgtgtgtgtgtgtgtaatacgaTCCTGTGGCGTTTCCTTTCCAGCGCGGGGTCCATCCAACATGTACTTCCAGACCCATGACCAGATAGGCATGATCGGAGCTGGGCCAGGTCACATGGGAGCCATGAACCTCCCCATCCCCTTCAACTTGGTGATGCCCCCCATGCCTCCACCAGGATATTTGGGTCAGACCAATGGTCCTGCAGCAGGTGAGGGAAAACGGATTTCCAGGAAAAGTTGTTGTTGCTTTCAATTCCAACATAACCCAGCATATCTTTCGACAAGGCGAGTGCTTCTCCTGACGCTCTGATTTGGTCTTTCCTGTATTTCCAGGTCGCGGGGCTCTGAAGGGCAAGGTCGGACGTGGCGGGCGCCAGAGGAACCGTGGCATGGGTAACCATGGCACCGGGCAGGGCAACGGGCCCAACAGCCAGGCCAGCCAGGACGGGGCCTCCCAGCCCTTCTCCCAGGGGCCCCTCACACAGGGCTACATATCCATGAGCCAGCCCTCACAGATGAGCCAGCCCGGCCTCTCCCAGCCTGAGCTGTCCCAGGTAACCACACCGCACACGCTTGCACCTCACtgcttgggagtcaggtggctgagcggttagggaatcgggctagtaatcagaaggttgccggctccattcccggccgtgaataatgacattgtgtccttgggcaaggcacttcaccctaattgcctcgggggaatgtccctgtacttactgtaagtcgctctggataagagcgtctgctaaatgactaaatgtaaggccTTGGCCCATGTGGTACCATGTGGTTGTTTGGGCTCAAAGTGTCTGAAACATTACGCAGGGGTCAGTACTGAGATACTATAGCACTTGTGTCTTATCATAGACTTAATGTTATTTTCATTTCTTATTTTACAGGACAGTTACTTAGGCGATGAATTCAAATCCCAGATTGACGTGGCTTTGTCCCAAGACTCTACTTACCAGGGCGAGCGTGCATACCAACATGGTGGGGTGACTGGACTGTCACAGTACTAGAGTGTAAGTGCACTGGTTTTTGTTTTCATCTTTATGGCCAGAAGACATTGCGTTGGCGAACTGTACCGTAACATCTTGTTTGTTCTTTTCCCGTAGGTTGTTGGAAGAGGGGAGCTAGGCTTCAGCAGAGCTTAGTTCGTCAGCATTTTAATCTGGGTAatgataaaaacaaaaaatggaTACCTGTTTTCCTCTGCTACAACTGAAGCACCACCGTGTGAAAGCAACAGGAGAGAGAAATCTACCAATcacgagcaagagagagaagaggcgtCAGAGAACGTAAACAGACGGGCAGGAAGAGCGAGGACGAGCGGGGAGCAAGCGACCACCGCTGGAACACGGGGGACGTGGATGAGGGCAGGAAACGGACGAAGGCAGGAAACGGACGAAGGCAGGAGCTCAAGCTGCCGCAGGGGGAAGACGAAGAAGACCTGGCGGGGTCTCGCGCAGGGAAACGAAACGAGGAACACCTCCCAACGAAAGTGGCccaccatcccctccccctcccccccccccctccccctccagacacCATCACTCCCGTCTCCACTCTCGCACCTCTGAGGGGAATGGTCTGCTCGGGAATAACTGGGGTAGGCCTAAGTTCTCAAGCAATTCGGTGAGTGTCCCACTCttgaaaggaggagaaggggataaaaccggggagggggtgtggatcGCCGACAAGTAGGCAACGCAGGTAATCCTCACCTCAAAGTTGATTGGTTGTCCAGCCTGTTTGAAGTCCAGACTCATTTAGCATTCGATAGAAGTGAAAGCAGAGTGGTGGCTGTGTTCTCCTGGACCCGGGATCTCATCAGGGGGCCTCCGCAGCCTCCGCAGGAGCAGTCGAGGCCTCTCGTCATCGTTCAGCTTCTGAGTTGACACGGTTTCTGCGCTTAAAGTCTGATATTAAAGAACTTTGAATTTAAATGCCTTTGATTGCCTTGGGGAACCATTGGCTTTTTCAACAGGtctttaaaacaaaaaaaggtgGTTGACTACAAGTCTATGGTGGAGTGGCATGGGGATTTCAGACGAAAGTTTCTCAAGATGTGAGCTGTGGATTAGAGTGATCCATAATCGTGAGactgatatatatttttttctttttcgttTTTTGAAGTACCTTTCTTATTGCAAAgcacaaaagcaaaaaaaaaaaaaaaaaaaaaaaaaaaaatctaactatCAACAATGACCAGCATTGAATataagataaaaacaaggcctgtTGTAATATTGGGCGggacatttttgatgtttttattttatttttatgcttTGTATGCTTAGCAACTGCTTTGAAGAAGGTCTTTATTTGGGGGCTGTGAGGGCCTCCCATGGGGAAATACTGGCTGTCTGTATGAATCAAACCCCAGTAAAGAAAAATATGTGAAAGGCAGATAATAGAACCTGTATAAGGCTACACATGCTTTTGTGACTGGTTAATTGAAAGAGGTAGACGCATACAAATACCAAACAGGTTGAAAAGGAAGGTGGCTGAAGGATGTGGTGAGACTAAAATAGCCAGTACTGCATGAGCCCCATAACCTCTAAAAGAGATTATTTAATCAGGAGTCATCAATTGTCACTCACGGTTGGGTGTTTTTGTATTGAGGCTACATGAAATGTACTTGTAGAAGATCTCACATCCATATGAGCCATTTCAAATAACATTGGACTGGTGCTGATTCCATAAGTTTATTGAAAAAGGATTTCTTACGTCATTCTCACGAGACGAATGAGTATCTGAACCGGTGCCTATAAGAACTCACTTATCTTCAGGTGTAAAAAAGCAGCACACACATGAATGTA is a genomic window of Osmerus mordax isolate fOsmMor3 chromosome 26, fOsmMor3.pri, whole genome shotgun sequence containing:
- the upf1 gene encoding regulator of nonsense transcripts 1 isoform X4; amino-acid sequence: MSVEAYGPSSQTLTFLDTEEAELLGADTQGSEYEFTDFTLPSQTQTQGQTQSQLDNQVNGPDDGLHNGGVDDSVAKASQLLAELNFEEDEEDTYYTKDLPLHACSYCGIHDPACVVYCNTSKKWFCNGRGNTSGSHIVNHLVRAKCKEVTLHKDGPLGETVLECYNCGCRNVFLLGFIPAKADSVVVLLCRQPCASQSSLKDINWDSSQWQPLIQDRCFLSWLVKIPSEQEQLRARQITAQQINKLEELWKDNPTATLEDLEKPGVDEEPQHVLLRYEDAYQYQNIFGPLVKLEADYDKKLKESQTQDNITVRWDLGLNKKRIAYFTLPKTDSGDMRLMQGDEICLRYKGDLAPLWKGIGHVIKVPDNYGDEIAIELRSSVGAPVEIPHNFQVDFVWKSTSFDRMQSALKTFAVDETSVSGYIYHKLLGHEVEDVIIKCQLPKRFTAQGLPDLNHSQVYAVKTVLQRPLSLIQGPPGTGKTVTSATIVYHLARQGNGPVLVCAPSNIAVDQLTEKIHQTGLKVVRLCAKSREAIDSPVSFLALHNQISNMDSMPELQKLQQLKDETGELSSADEKRYRALKRTAERELLMNADVICCTCVGAGDPRLAKMQFRSILIDESTQATEPECMVPVVLGAKQLILVGDHCQLGPVVMCKKAAKAGLSQSLFERLVVLGIRPIRLQVQYRMHPALSAFPSNIFYEGSLQNGVTAADRIKKGFDFQWPQPDKPMYFYVTQGQEEIASSGTSYLNRTEAANVEKITTRLLKAGAKPDQIGIITPYEGQRSYLVQYMQFSGSLHTKLYQEVEIASVDAFQGREKDFIILSCVRANEHQGIGFLNDPRRLNVALTRARYGVIIVGNPKALSKQPLWNHLLNYYKEQKVLVEGPLNNLRESLMQFSKPRKLVNTINPGGRFMSTAMYDAREALIPGSAYDRSSAARGPSNMYFQTHDQIGMIGAGPGHMGAMNLPIPFNLVMPPMPPPGYLGQTNGPAAGRGALKGKVGRGGRQRNRGMGNHGTGQGNGPNSQASQDGASQPFSQGPLTQGYISMSQPSQMSQPGLSQPELSQDSYLGDEFKSQIDVALSQDSTYQGERAYQHGGVTGLSQY